In the genome of Kluyveromyces marxianus DMKU3-1042 DNA, complete genome, chromosome 1, one region contains:
- the CDC73 gene encoding Cdc73p → MKLADLREFLSKDKSHQDLKLVNSSGEEVDDIVSAEYVTINGENKKLDEPTEFSLDGQQVPLRVVVHCWLHRESSAADYLADCQAKQLTNVSFLQRNDLIQWLSGETETSQYVNVGKKAGDNDKTDLSASTSTKTEGNNVVKDKGEVFPHERALLDHNSSLRGSKPTNFHYLIKEAELKLVHSFKTATKSKGGVSKPAHGKSKPSTQKDPIILIPSAASSIFTIANIKQFLEESKYINPKDLPNSHKDLVTAVKKFDRISRPIKFLIVNNTKLFTQPEYWDRVVAVFTTGHEWQFSNYQWSNPAELFQHCKGFYFHFAGDLVPKTAEQWNVQKVQLDKNKRFRDIEVSRFFWSIIERELLTRGYH, encoded by the coding sequence ATGAAGTTAGCGGACCTTCGAGAGTTTTTGAGTAAAGATAAGAGTCACCAGGATTTGAAGCTAGTAAATAGTTCTGGTGAGGAAGTGGATGATATCGTATCAGCAGAATATGTTACTATCAATggagaaaacaaaaaacttGATGAGCCAACAGAGTTTAGCTTAGATGGTCAACAAGTGCCGTTGAGAGTTGTTGTTCATTGTTGGTTACATCGTGAGTCCAGCGCAGCCGATTATTTGGCAGACTGTCAGGCCAAACAATTAACAAATGTGTCTTTCTTGCAAAGAAATGATTTGATCCAATGGTTGTCTGGGGAGACAGAAACTTCTCAGTATGTCAATGTTGGCAAAAAGGCTGGCGACAATGACAAAACTGATTTGTCCGCGTCTACATCTACTAAGACAGAGGGCAACAATGTGGTAAAAGACAAGGGTGAAGTATTCCCTCATGAGCGTGCTCTTTTAGATCATAACTCATCACTTAGAGGTTCAAAGCCAACGAACTTCCATTATCTAATAAAAGAAGCGGAATTGAAATTAGTACATTCTTTCAAGACCGCTACGAAATCAAAGGGTGGAGTTTCCAAGCCTGCGCACGGCAAATCAAAACCATCTACACAGAAGGATCCAATCATCTTAATCCCATCAGCGGCATCTTCTATTTTCACCATTGCCAACATCAAGCAATTCCTAGAAGAATCGAAATATATCAATCCCAAAGATTTGCCAAATTCACACAAGGACCTAGTAACAGCGGTGAAGAAGTTCGATCGTATATCAAGACCGATTAAGTTCTTGATTGTAAATAACACAAAGTTGTTTACTCAACCAGAATATTGGGACCGTGTCGTTGCTGTGTTTACTACTGGTCATGAATGGCAGTTTTCGAACTACCAATGGTCAAACCCAGCAGAATTGTTCCAACATTGCAAAGGGTTTTATTTCCACTTCGCTGGAGATCTTGTCCCAAAGACTGCTGAGCAGTGGAACGTACAAAAAGTTCAACTCGATAAAAACAAGCGTTTCAGAGACATTGAAGTTTCTCGCTTCTTCTGGTCCATAatagaaagagaattgttAACTAGAGGCTACCACTGA
- a CDS encoding RNA helicase, protein MAKKKKIEDVKEEPSNAKGKKNGGKNKREPLSEEEKKKRQQSRANVTSSVSWTGKLPHSVLHEYCQKQKWNKVEYDMKKLGERGLVAVAILSYTDPKTKETLKLRANLEKKDLVPPQETAAEARHYAATVALHRIAFNSKLYLMLPPNHKNLWYDLEDYRKELLKENPHKCNRIFDESPFESMIRYRKEKEEQDKKRALLEEKEKKNSQEPVFITSINSKTEGSSGMKKPQNNRNLQDEKEKPVVKFPKKVWENATFFDFDESSRRLIENSLKTHLDWDRKLYHGEPTSERENLKHKLISLGFRATHVEESMAYKNPLAFLICNLPEDDLPNFFKRRKEESLNKIEVAKLPLNKRNMIDNLCELGNSKEEVQLALEECDYNESDACLKLLQDIYPFSIPEDSMDDTDDNSDEIWQQELEALQSSFESDIEIINSNCYTVKLVEEFKIKVKLYKTKYYPRTPPGIIVSTFEKNYKLPSYVKLIIIEKLLHFLEQSQLIGDMCAYSIIDWLQQNLSSIIENPGPLLTKERHERSLEHVPKDSSRNKGKYNSKRKPLTEEEIDVLKKEYSKRQKSSELNTMKSQRASLPAWKLQDQIVDLINSNDVVLITGETGSGKSTQVVQFLLDHLMHKGDFGNTSIICTQPRRISAIGLAERVSQERCVSCGDEVGYIIRGVNMTKNNTRIKFMTTGVLVRILQGDTTFLNDTIVVIDEVHERSIDTDLIIILLKNILKSVKGMKLVLMSATVNVEVFKTFFKGLKSIHIEGRTFPIKDYFLDDILVDLNFKIRKEQRNYNNMDSNDEEQYLTPTADSKFFTSGQINYDLISETVFHVHRRLLSENNDGSIIVFLPGVGEVNRCCKLLEKVDNNSDLVVLPLHSALVPSDQKKVFKRFPSKRKIIVSTNIAETSITVDDCVATIDTGRVKSLKYDSSSNTSKLIETFVSKAEAKQRRGRAGRVRNGYSYKLFSKKVYEKMDDLPTPEIKRVGLESLYLSVRSMGIKNVTKFLQKGLDPPPLSALQKAEQMLTTTGLVDESDKSLTELGKFVSLLPVMDSKHGKLLIYSIIFGCTDIGVLIASILSVGTSVFINEYENRNAIRSILSEYEKLGDVLAVTLLLNKYFHLDGPNRRKFLKDNLLSYNKVTEISSSRTQFYSNLKDIGFLPFDYKPDSSTSNYLNRNSKNLDIIKCVISGSFYPNIARVQLPETKFVATGVGAVEKDQDAKLTKYWIRNEEFIDKLYNEEYDPDSDILPASRAFVHPSSLIFSASNSAPKDIQSTDSVEDLSSIKKSQSTNSLKAPFVVFTGTQHTGKLYIKGLTPTSTIAVLLFGGSLSYNLSTSLNSPHVVVDNWSPLRIWCKNGILIKELRSLIDEVIKEKLDNPHYIKEDYSTKGDDVLKIVEKIVKTN, encoded by the coding sequence atggcaaagaagaagaagatcgaAGATGTCAAAGAGGAGCCCAGCAACGCCAAGGGTAAGAAGAATGGTGGCAAAAACAAACGTGAACCACTtagtgaagaagagaagaaaaaaagacaacaaTCGCGTGCCAATGTTACAAGTTCTGTTAGCTGGACTGGTAAACTACCGCACAGTGTTTTGCATGAGTACTGCCAGAAGCAAAAGTGGAATAAAGTTGAATATgatatgaagaagttgggTGAACGGGGCcttgttgctgttgcaaTATTGTCTTATACTGACCCCAAAACGAAGGAAACACTTAAATTGAGGGCgaatttggaaaagaaagacttAGTTCCTCCACAAGAGACAGCCGCGGAAGCTCGTCATTACGCAGCAACTGTAGCATTGCATCGGATTGCGTTCAATAGTAAGCTCTATTTAATGCTTCCTCCAAATCATAAGAACCTTTGGTATGATTTAGAAGACTATCGGAAAGAACTGCTGAAGGAAAATCCACATAAATGTAATAGGATTTTTGATGAAAGTCCTTTTGAGTCAATGATTCGATACAGaaaggagaaggaagaacaagataaaaaaagagcGCTCCTAgaggaaaaagagaagaagaatagtCAAGAGCCTGTCTTCATTACTAGTATAAACTCGAAAACAGAAGGCTCTTCTGGCATGAAGAAACCTCAGAACAATAGAAACCTCCAAGacgagaaagaaaaacctgTCGTAAAATTCCCAAAGAAAGTATGGGAAAATGCTACATTTTTTGACTTTGATGAGTCCTCTAGAAGACTAATTGAAAACTCATTGAAGACTCATTTAGACTGGGATAGAAAACTTTATCATGGGGAGCCCACGAGTGAACGTGAAAATTTGAAACATAAGCTAATATCTCTAGGCTTTAGAGCCACACATGTAGAGGAATCAATGGCTTATAAAAATCCATTGGCCTTTTTAATTTGTAATTTGCCAGAGGATGATTTACCAaactttttcaaaagacgtaaagaagaatcacTGAACAAAATTGAGGTTGCTAAACTTCCCTTGAACAAGAGGAATATGATTGATAATTTATGCGAACTAGGAAATTCAAAGGAAGAAGTGCAACTTGCATTGGAGGAATGTGATTACAATGAATCAGATGCATGCCTAAAACTCTTACAAGATATTTATCCTTTTTCCATACCAGAAGACTCAATGGATGATACTGATGATAACTCAGATGAAATATGGCAACAAGAGCTTGAAGCTTTACAAAGCAGTTTCGAATCTGATATAGAGATTATAAACAGTAACTGCTATACAGTTAAGCTTGTCGAGGAGTTTAAGATCAAGGTTAAATTGTACAAAACAAAGTATTATCCCAGAACACCACCGGGTATTATTGTGTCGACGTTTGAGAAGAATTATAAACTTCCAAGTTATGTGAAacttattattattgaaaAGCTTTTACATTTCTTAGAACAATCACAACTAATTGGCGATATGTGTGCCTACAGCATCATAGATTGGCTACAGCAAAATCTATCCAGTATCATCGAAAACCCTGGTCCTTTATTAACAAAAGAACGTCATGAAAGATCATTAGAACATGTTCCTAAAGATTCTAGTAGAAATAAGGGCAAATACAACTCTAAGCGTAAACCACTTACAGAGGAAGAAATTGACGTCTTGAAAAAggaatattcaaaaagacaaaaaagTTCGGAATTGAACACAATGAAATCTCAACGAGCCAGTTTACCAGCTTGGAAATTACAAGACCAAATAGTAGACCTAATTAATTCTAATGACGTGGTGCTTATTACCGGTGAAACTGGTTCTGGTAAATCTACCCAAGTTGTTCAGTTCTTGTTGGATCATCTAATGCATAAGGGGGATTTCGGGAATACATCTATCATATGTACtcaaccaagaagaatttcTGCTATTGGTTTGGCTGAGAGAGTCTCTCAAGAAAGATGTGTGTCATGTGGTGATGAAGTTGGTTACATCATCAGAGGTGTAAACATGACTAAGAATAACACTAGAATCAAGTTTATGACAACAGGTGTTCTTGTTCGTATCTTACAAGGTGATACAACATTTTTGAATGACACCATTGTTGTTATCGATGAAGTTCATGAAAGGTCGATCGACACAGATttaatcatcatcttaTTGAAAAACATTTTAAAAAGCGTAAAAGGTATGAAACTTGTATTAATGAGTGCTACTGTTAACGTCGAAGTTTTCAaaactttcttcaaaggtTTGAAATCCATTCATATTGAGGGAAGAACCTTCCCTATTAAGGACTATTTCCTAGATGACATTCTAGTGGATCTTAACTTTAAAATACGCAAAGAGCAACGTAACTATAATAACATGGATTccaatgatgaagaacagTACCTTACTCCTACAGCAGACTCTAAATTCTTTACTTCAGGTCAAATAAATTACGATTTGATTTCTGAAACTGTTTTTCATGTACACCGAAGATTATTAAGTGAAAATAATGATGGTTCTATTATAGTATTTCTCCCTGGTGTAGGGGAGGTGAATCGTTGTTGTAAATTGCTAGAAAAGGTTGATAATAACTCAGATCTAGTAGTGTTGCCGTTACATTCGGCCCTTGTTCCATCAGACCAGAAAAAGGTATTTAAAAGATTCCCatccaaaagaaagatcatTGTATCTACAAATATCGCTGAAACCTCTATTACTGTCGATGACTGTGTTGCAACAATCGATACTGGCCGTGTAAAATCATTAAAATACGACTCGTCGAGTAACACATCAAAATTGATCGAAACATTTGTCTCGAAAGCAGAAGctaaacaaagaagaggtCGTGCTGGTAGAGTGAGAAATGGTTATTCATACAAGCTTTTCTCAAAGAAGGTATATGAAAAAATGGATGACCTTCCAACTCCAGAGATTAAGCGTGTAGGATTGGAATCTTTATACTTATCGGTAAGGTCCATGGGAATTAAGAATGTTACAAAATTCTTACAAAAAGGTTTGGATCCTCCTCCACTTTCGGCGCTACAAAAGGCAGAACAAATGCTCACCACTACGGGTTTAGTCGATGAGTCGGATAAGTCTCTAACAGAACTTGGTAAGTTTGTTAGTCTATTACCCGTAATGGATAGCAAACATGGTAAGCTATTAATATATTCTATCATCTTTGGATGCACTGATATCGGTGTACTTATTGCTTCTATTTTAAGTGTCGGAACATCAGTATTCATTAATGAATATGAAAACAGAAATGCCATACGTTCCATACTTTCAGAATATGAGAAGCTCGGCGATGTTTTGGCCGTAACTCTCTTATTGAACAAATACTTTCATCTAGATGGCCCTAATAGACGgaaattcttgaaggaCAACTTACTTTCATACAATAAAGTGACTGAAATCTCATCTTCAAGGACTCAATTCTATTCCAACTTGAAAGACATAGGATTTTTACCATTTGACTACAAACCTGATAGTTCTACGTCTAATTATTTGAATAGAAACAGCAAAAATCTGGATATTATTAAGTGTGTTATTTCAGGTTCATTCTATCCAAATATTGCTCGGGTACAATTACCAGAAACAAAGTTTGTTGCAACCGGTGTGGGTGCTGTggaaaaagatcaagatgCCAAATTAACCAAGTATTGGATTAGAAATGAAGAATTCATCGACAAACTCTATAACGAAGAATATGATCCAGACTCAGATATATTACCAGCAAGCAGAGCCTTCGTTCATCCATCATCCTTGATATTTTCGGCTAGTAACTCTGCTCCAAAAGATATCCAGAGTACAGACTCAGTTGAGGACCTTTCATCCATTAAAAAGAGCCAATCAACGAATTCGCTAAAGGCGCCTTTCGTTGTCTTTACTGGAACTCAACATACAGgaaaattatatataaaagggCTTACACCAACATCGACGATTGCAGTCTTACTATTTGGTGGGTCATTATCGTACAATCTCAgtacttctttgaattcaCCTCATGTTGTCGTTGATAATTGGTCACCACTACGGATATGGTGCAAGAACGGTATTCTAATAAAGGAATTAAGATCATTGATTGATGAAGTTATCAAGGAGAAACTAGATAATCCTCACTATATCAAGGAAGACTATTCGACTAAGGGCGATGATGTTCTCAAAATTGTTGAGAAAATCGTTAAAACCAAttaa
- the NPY1 gene encoding NAD(+) diphosphatase — protein MVMAMASDSAAVTFFGLETINRVSFLREDRLFISQAFEHESSLFIPFVDGQAFTGDSGTDLLFLGQHVESNSGWSSVLERIGSVLDTEKGWLVESGFTATFLGLREYGTYSGDVQVFKYKEYVGRPIFALDLRPGSDTLIKKADVQFILDRYQPLGRMQAFSLSNEVASIFSHANMYLDWLRKYLYCPGCGSKIYPVHCGTKLQCGNTKPDAKCPVQSAAVSNVCFPRTDPVVIVAIVDRQFSKICLARSRRRMGDFVMYSTIAGFMEPGETVEHACQREIWEETGVKVGPADVEILHTQPWPYPSNLMIGCLGIVDFNGDNETINLEHDKELADARWFDLKLVSEAFSKHDKTSTAFLKYDDTISFPGRTAIAHQLIEYAVSKHNRINGNL, from the coding sequence ATGGtaatggcaatggcaagTGACAGTGCAGCAGTAACGTTTTTTGGTCTCGAGACGATCAATAGAGTGTCGTTTTTACGGGAAGACAGGTTATTTATATCTCAGGCATTCGAGCATGAGAGCTCGCTATTCATACCGTTCGTGGACGGACAGGCTTTTACGGGTGATAGTGGGACAGATTTGCTATTTCTAGGGCAACATGTTGAAAGTAATAGCGGGTGGAGTAGCGTTTTGGAACGGATAGGGTCGGTTTTGGACACTGAGAAAGGATGGCTGGTGGAGTCTGGTTTCACCGCGACGTTTCTAGGACTTCGCGAATATGGGACATACAGTGGTGATGTGCAAGTTTTCAAGTATAAGGAGTACGTTGGAAGACCAATATTTGCGTTGGACTTGCGTCCCGGTAGTGATACGTTGATTAAGAAGGCCGATGTGCAGTTTATACTGGACCGGTATCAGCCATTGGGGAGAATGCAGGCATTTAGTTTGAGCAACGAGGTTGCGTCTATTTTCTCGCACGCCAACATGTATTTGGATTGGTTGCGTAAGTATCTGTATTGCCCCGGGTGCGGGTCCAAGATTTACCCTGTTCATTGCGGTACCAAGCTGCAATGCGGTAACACGAAACCGGACGCCAAGTGTCCGGTCCAGAGCGCAGCCGTGTCCAATGTGTGCTTCCCAAGAACCGATCCCGTGGTTATTGTCGCGATTGTTGACAGACAGTTCTCCAAGATATGTCTAGCTCGCtctagaagaagaatgggGGATTTCGTCATGTACTCTACCATTGCAGGCTTCATGGAACCCGGCGAGACTGTGGAACATGCGTGCCAGCGTGAGATTTGGGAGGAAACTGGTGTAAAGGTCGGTCCAGCAGATGTGGAAATCCTTCATACCCAGCCATGGCCCTACCCTTCCAACTTGATGATTGGATGCCTTGGTATCGTGGATTTCAACGGTGACAACGAAACGATTAATCTAGAACATGACAAGGAGTTGGCAGACGCAAGATGGTTTGATTTGAAACTCGTCTCAGAAGCATTTAGCAAACATGATAAAACATCGACagctttcttgaagtatgACGACACGATCAGTTTCCCCGGCCGGACTGCTATCGCTCATCAATTGATAGAATATGCAGTTTCTAAGCATAACAGAATCAACGGAAACCTATAA
- the HRR25 gene encoding serine/threonine protein kinase HRR25: MVIDLLGPSLEDLFNYCHRKFSFKTVIMLALQMICRIQYIHGRSFIHRDIKPDNFLMGVGRRGSTVHVIDFGLSKKYRDFRSHNHIPYRENKNLTGTARYASVNTHLGIEQSRRDDLESLGYVLIYFCKGSLPWQGLRATTKRQKYDRIMEKKLCITVEQLCQGLPMEFVEYMRYCRNLRFDERPDYMYLARLFKDLFIKLEYHNDHLFDWTMLRYTKAMIDKQGGAQALEQKDENGNKQDSFDKVKQLAMKKFSTHFHYWKPDDTSHPTADDIKQQTILNTQVVSSIPDEVMNAIDRNMEQLKNEVNQQVASQPQRTQQQPGQQQQPDLQLPQPTTLLQQQRAQVQGQQEQLLQQQEQQQQQQQQQQQLQTHQNSMATTTNNNNPNTNNINGNPLPNHTNNATASNNIWL; encoded by the coding sequence ATGGTGATTGATCTTTTGGGTCCGTCGTTGGAGGATTTGTTCAACTATTGTCACCGGAAGTTCTCGTTCAAGACTGTGATCATGCTAGCGCTGCAAATGATATGCCGGATCCAGTACATCCACGGCAGGTCTTTCATTCACAGAGATATTAAACCGGACAATTTCTTGATGGGTGTTGGGAGACGTGGATCCACGGTGCACGTTATCGATTTCGGGTTGTCGAAGAAGTACAGGGACTTTAGGAGCCACAACCACATCCCATATCGTGAAAATAAGAACCTCACGGGTACCGCGCGTTACGCGAGTGTGAACACACACTTGGGGATCGAGCAGAGTAGGCGTGACGATTTGGAGAGTTTGGGTTACgttttgatatatttctGCAAAGGGTCTTTGCCATGGCAGGGCCTAAGGGCAACCACAAAGAGACAAAAATACGACCGTATCATGGAGAAGAAGCTCTGCATTACAGTGGAACAGCTCTGTCAGGGTCTCCCCATGGAGTTCGTCGAGTACATGAGGTACTGCAGAAACTTGAGGTTCGACGAAAGACCAGACTACATGTACTTGGCACGTCTATTCAAGGACTTGTTCATCAAGTTGGAGTACCACAACGACCACTTGTTCGACTGGACCATGTTGCGTTACACCAAGGCCATGATCGACAAGCAAGGCGGTGCCCAGGCTCTAGAACAAAAAGACGAAAACGGTAACAAACAGGACTCCTTTGATAAAGTGAAGCAGTTGGCcatgaagaagttctcAACACACTTCCACTACTGGAAACCAGACGACACTTCTCACCCAACAGCAGATGATATAAAGCAACAAACGATCTTGAACACTCAAGTCGTTTCATCGATCCCAGACGAAGTCATGAACGCTATCGACAGAAATATGgaacaattgaagaacGAAGTCAACCAGCAGGTAGCGTCGCAACCACAACGAACACAGCAACAACCGGgacagcaacaacagcctGATCTCCAATTGCCTCAACCTACCACCCTACTACAACAGCAAAGAGCACAGGTCCAAGGCCAACAAGAACAGCTTTTGCagcaacaagaacaacaacaacagcaacagcagcagcaacagcagctaCAGACTCATCAAAATTCCATGGCTACCactactaataataataatcctaatactaataatattaatggTAATCCTCTACCAAACCACACCAACAACGCTACTGCGTCAAATAATATCTGGCTATGA
- the DAL5 gene encoding allantoate permease, with the protein MTDKKEHNIGVTIDSSDQPSNHSHDEKIKTVISVTAEDMAHRDAVITTILSPDGKEVDITGDVDDAMRLALKSKGVVLTPELNAKLLRKTDLMLFPIMCMIYSVQFMDKVTTSNASIMGLVKDLKMHGEQYSYVGSAFYFGYLGGLFILPPIMQKAKKFMKLLTTIIIIWGMVLALHAAPSVNYPSFIFLRCLLGFLESAITPAFTIITSQYWRKEEQFSRINFWFGFNGLGTIWGGSIAYGLFTHQNSYSIEAWKLVFIITGCITIFMGFIMMLHLPDSPDKAWFFSEEEKLLLVERIRDNQQGFGNHHFKKHQFLEALKDIRTWLYFFFSVASNIPNGGVTNFSSILLKSDFRYSTSKSLLVNMGSGAVELVGCPLFGLLSFWCFQRKLKVLSSRLVWAFIATAVCFIGVCMLAFAKHDKHARLAGFMLIGIAPVSFICVLSCISSNTLGYTKKWTVSSINLLAYAGANIAGPHTFIDSQAPDYNGAKVSLVVCYAAALVLIVVIYVVNVRENKRRDKIEAERVNEPVIENIEFADLTDFENLKFRYAI; encoded by the coding sequence ATGACAgacaaaaaagaacacaacATTGGTGTGACGATTGATTCGTCGGACCAACCCTCCAACCACTCTCACGATGAGAAGATCAAGACGGTTATTTCGGTTACAGCCGAAGACATGGCACACAGAGATGCCGTCATAACGACGATTTTGTCTCCAGATGGTAAGGAAGTTGATATCACTGGTGATGTCGAtgatgcgatgagattGGCTTTGAAGTCGAAAGGTGTGGTTTTGACGCCAGAATTGAACGCCAAATTGTTGAGAAAGACCGATCTAATGCTTTTCCCTATTATGTGTATGATTTACTCGGTGCAATTCATGGACAAAGTTACGACCTCTAACGCATCTATCATGGGTCTTGTTAAGGACTTGAAGATGCACGGTGAGCAGTATTCCTATGTTGGTTCCGCGTTCTACTTCGGTTACCTTGGAGGGTTGTTTATTCTTCCTCCAATCATGCAAAAGGCCAAGAAATTTATGAAATTGTTGACTACCATTATCATTATCTGGGGTATGGTTCTTGCGCTCCACGCTGCGCCTTCGGTAAATTACCCTTCATTCATCTTCCTAAGATGTTTGCTAGGTTTCCTTGAATCTGCCATCACTCCCGCATTTACTATTATCACATCTCAGTACTGGAGAAAAGAGGAACAGTTCTCCAGAATCAACTTCTGGTTTGGTTTTAATGGTTTAGGTACGATCTGGGGTGGTTCCATCGCATATGGTCTTTTCACCCATCAAAATTCATACTCTATTGAAGCATGGAAACTggttttcatcatcacGGGCTGTATCACGATCTTTATGGGTTTCATCATGATGTTACATTTGCCTGATTCCCCAGACAAGGCATGGTTCTTtagcgaagaagaaaaacttcTCTTGGTCGAGAGAATTAGAGATAACCAACAAGGTTTCGGTAACCATCACTTCAAGAAGCATCAATTCTTGGAAGCTTTGAAGGATATCAGAACGTGGttgtatttcttcttctcagTTGCCTCGAATATTCCAAATGGTGGTGTTACAAACTTCTCTTCcattcttttgaaaagtGATTTCCGTTACTCAACTAGTAAGAGTTTGTTAGTTAACATGGGTTCCGGTGCAGTTGAACTTGTTGGTTGTCCATTGTTTGGTCTTCTATCGTTCTGGTGTTTCCAACGTAAACTCAAAGTTTTGTCTTCCAGATTGGTTTGGGCATTTATTGCTACCGCTGTTTGTTTCATCGGTGTTTGTATGCTTGCATTTGCCAAACACGATAAACACGCAAGACTAGCAGGTTTCATGCTCATCGGTATCGCACCAGTGTCTTTCATTTGTGTCTTATCCTGTATATCTTCGAACACTCTGGGATACACTAAAAAATGGACAGTCTCTTCTATTAATTTATTGGCCTACGCCGGTGCAAATATTGCAGGTCCACATACATTTATCGACAGTCAAGCACCAGACTACAACGGTGCAAAAGTCTCATTGGTCGTGTGTTACGCTGCAGCTCTAGTGCTCATTGTGGTTATTTACGTTGTTAACGTCAGAGaaaacaagagaagagacAAGATTGAAGCAGAAAGAGTAAATGAACCAGTTATTGAAAACATCGAATTTGCAGATTTGACTGATTTCGAGAACTTGAAATTCAGATACGCTATTTGA
- the CNB1 gene encoding calcineurin regulatory subunit B has product MGATPSRIVDNLLDDTNFDRDEIDRLKKRFMKLDKDSSGSIDKTEFMSIPGVSSNPLAKRIIEVFDEDDSGDVDFQEFIKSLSIFSGRGEKDAKLRFAFKIYDIDKDGYISNGELFIVLKIMVGTNLEDEQLQQIVDRTIMENDNDGDGKLSFEEFKRAAETTEVIQSLTLQHNI; this is encoded by the coding sequence ATGGGAGCAACCCCTTCTAGAATTGTGGACAATTTGTTAGATGATACAAACTTCGATCGAGATGAAATAGAcagattgaagaagagatttATGAAGCTAGATAAAGATAGCTCTGGCTCCATAGACAAGACTGAATTTATGTCGATACCAGGTGTTTCTTCGAATCCACTTGCGAAAAGAATTATAGAGGTTTTCGATGAGGATGACAGTGGGGATGTTGATTTCCAAGAATTCATCAAGAGTTTATCAATATTTAGTGGAAGAGGAGAGAAGGATGCCAAGCTACGCTTTGctttcaaaatatatgatatCGATAAAGATGGATATATTTCAAATGGTGAATTATTCATTGTTTTGAAGATAATGGTGGGAACGAATTTAGAAGATGAACAATTACAACAAATTGTAGATAGGACAATTATGGAAAACGACAACGATGGAGACGGAAAGCTTTCTTTTGAGGAGTTCAAAAGAGCAGCAGAAACAACAGAAGTTATACAGTCGTTAACCCTTCAACATAATATATGA